The following proteins come from a genomic window of Gadus morhua chromosome 11, gadMor3.0, whole genome shotgun sequence:
- the LOC115553813 gene encoding LOW QUALITY PROTEIN: serine/threonine-protein kinase Sgk1 (The sequence of the model RefSeq protein was modified relative to this genomic sequence to represent the inferred CDS: inserted 1 base in 1 codon; deleted 1 base in 1 codon; substituted 2 bases at 2 genomic stop codons) — MAIQSNVMVERNVLLKGLQHPFLMGLQFSFQTTHRLYFVLEYVNGGDVVPCVWLFCNLQMDGSFPEPSAAFYAAEIATALGNLPSLEVVYRDMKPENILLDGGGHVTLTDLGLCEEGMDMDGTMHIFCGTPEYLAPEILQGYTYSPAVDRWGLGTVLFETLHGLAPFYSCSRAEXVQQIINAPLKLAAAVSSTAQSLLTGLLERGCSKRLGWIHDFVSIDEMQDHAFFVSINXEDLIARRIPPPFIPDVARPCDVRYVDSXFTLQPIPASLGGSDKWQGGGANETFLGFTYMSQWSVRRQRRFHRPPDASIKRLLNTGLSRQDEYSFVSLQMYFFICSLYVESITLIR, encoded by the exons ATGGCGATT CAGAGCAATGTGATGGTGGAGAGAAATGTGCTACTGAAGGGCCTGCAGCATCCCTTCCTCATGGGACTCCAGTTCTCCTTCCAGACGACCCACCGGCTTTACTTTGTCCTTGAGTACGTAAACGGGGGAGAT GTAGTTCCTTGTGTGTGGCTCTTCTGCAACCTGCAGATGGACGGGAGCTTCCCAGAGCCCAGCGCTGCGTTCTATGCAGCTGAGATTGCCACAGCACTGGGCAACCTGCCCTCCCTAGAGGTCGTCTACAG aGACATGAAACCAGAGAACATCCTGCTGGAC GGGGGGGGGCATGTCACGCTGACAGACTTAGGGCTGTGCGAAGAGGGCATGGACATGGACGGTACGATGCACATCTTCTGCGGGACCCCTGAGTACCTGGCCCCGGAGATCCTGCAGGGCTACACCTACAGCCCCGCGGTGGACAGGTGGGGCCTGGGCACCGTGCTGTTTGAGACGCTTCATGGACT AGCCCCATTCTACAGCTGCAGCAGAGCGG ACGTTCAACAGATCATCAACGCCCCTCTGAAGCTGGCCGCTGCTGTGTCTTCTACAGCCCAGTCTCTGCTGACGGGACTGCTGGAAAGAGGCTGCTCCAAACGTTTAGGGTGGATTCATGACTTTGTAAGTATCGAT GAAATGCAGGATCATGCATTCTTTGTGTCTATCAACTGAGAGGACCTCATCGCCCGGAGGATCCCTCCTCCTTTCATTCCTGATGTG GCCAGACCCTGCGATGTCCGCTATGTGGATTCATAGTTTACGTTACAACCCATCCCAGCCTCTCTAGGTGGGAGTGATAAgtggcaggggggcggggctaatgAGACCTTCCTAGGATTCACTTACATGTCCCAATGGAGTGTGAGGAGGCAGAGGCGCTTCCATAGGCCTCCAGATGCTTCAATCAAACGGCTCCTCAACACTG